Proteins encoded together in one Penaeus vannamei isolate JL-2024 chromosome 11, ASM4276789v1, whole genome shotgun sequence window:
- the LOC113820085 gene encoding telomerase RNA component interacting RNase, translating into MADASGQVYASSDSREDSNSEDSTKQQPGNIFRNDGSFMEMFKKLQEDQKKREDEPKPALKESPSVAAADDRASPHSSAKELPKKTSLSFVGKRRGGRILATGMVKKQRKEAESEKQPDGGKTDAWSQYMNEVRKYKEQSCEEEGKRRPLVK; encoded by the exons ATGGCGGACGCGAGCGGCCAGGTGTACGCCAGCTCCGACAGCAGAGAGGACTCCAACAGCGAGGACTCGACCAAGCAGCAGCCGGGGAACATCTTCAGAAACGATGGCTCGTTCATGGAGATGTTCAAGAAGCTGCAGGAAGACCAGAAGAAGCGTGAGGACGAGCCGAAGCCCGCGCTGAAGGAGAGCCCGAGTGTGGCGGCGGCCGATGACAGGGCCTCGCCTCACTCCTCGGCCAAGGAGCTGCCCAAGAAGACGTCACTCAGTTTT GTGGGCAAGCGACGGGGCGGGAGAATCCTGGCCACTGGGATGGTCAAGAAGCAGCGGAAGGAGGCGGAAAGTGAAAAG cagcCTGATGGTGGTAAGACTGATGCTTGGTCTCAGTATATGAATGAAGTTCGGAAATACAAGGAACAGTCCtgtgaagaagaagggaagagacgaCCGTTAGTGAAATGA
- the me31B gene encoding ATP-dependent RNA helicase me31b, with protein sequence MADMATLPNHASPVKPIINNQVVKATDDRSWKAQIQVPPKDRRKRTSDVTDTKGNEFEDFCLKRDLLMGIFEKGWERPSPIQEASIPVALSGRDILARAKNGTGKTGAYSIPLLEQIDPTQNHIQAMVIVPTRELALQTSHICNELAKHIGVKVMVTTGGTNLKDDIMRIYEVVHAVIATPGRILDLMEKKVAVMDKCKMLVLDEADKLLSQDFKGMLDRVISYLPAERQILLYSATFPLTVEQFMKKHLRSPYEINLMDELTLKGVTQYYAFVQERQKVHCLNTLFSKLQINQSIIFCNSTQRVELLAKKITDLGYSCYYIHAKMAQAHRNRVFHDFRAGLCRNLVCSDLFTRGIDIQAVNVVINFDFPKMAETYLHRIGRSGRFGHLGIAINLITYDDRFALHRIEQELGTEIKPIPKVIDPALYVAEHHLEEDDEGNISK encoded by the exons ATGGCTGACATGGCCACACTTCCTAATCATGCTTCTCCAGTCAAACCCATCATCAATAATCAGGTTGTCAA GGCAACCGATGACAGATCGTGGAAGGCACAGATTCAAGTTCCCCCAAAGGACAGAAGGAAACGTACCTCAGATGTCACAGACACAAAAGGCAATGAATTTGAAGATTTCTGTTTGAAAAGAGACCTGTTAATGGGTATATTTGAGAAAGGTTGGGAGCGACCATCACCCATCCAGGAGGCATCCATCCCTGTAGCACTTAGTGGAAGAGATATTTTGGCAAGAGCAAAGAATGGAACTGGAAAGACGGGGGCTTATTCGATTCCCCTCCTAGAGCAG ATTGATCCAACTCAAAACCACATTCAAGCCATGGTCATTGTACCAACTCGAGAGCTGGCACTGCAGACTAGTCACATTTGTAATGAGTTGGCAAAACATATTGGAGTTAAGGTCATGGTGACAACAGGTGGTACCAATCTTAAG GATGACATTATGAGAATTTATGAAGTTGTGCATGCAGTCATTGCCACTCCTGGTAGGATCCTTGATCTTATGGAGAAAAAAGTAGCTGTGATGGATAAGTGCAAGATGTTGGTGTTAGATGAG GCTGATAAACTGCTGTCACAAGACTTCAAGGGCATGTTGGACCGTGTCATTTCCTACCTGCCAGCTGAACGACAGATTCTTCTGTACTCGGCAACATTTCCACTAACAGTTGAACAATTCATGAAGAAACACCTAAG ATCACCATACGAGATCAATTTGATGGACGAACTAACCTTAAAGGGGGTGACGCAATACTATGCCTTTGTCCAAGAAAGGCAGAAGGTCCACTGTTTAAATACTTTGTTCTCAAAG CTACAAATCAACCAAAGTATAATCTTCTGCAACTCAACCCAACGAGTCGAGCTTTTGGCCAAGAAGATCACTGATCTGGGGTATTCTTGCTACTATATACATGCCAAAATGGCTCAGGCTCATCGTAATCGAGTTTTCCATGACTTCCGCGCAGGCTTGTGCAGGAATTTAGTTTGTTCTG ACTTGTTTACCAGAGGTATAGACATCCAAGCAGTGAATGTTGTGATAAATTTTGACTTCCCAAAGATGGCCGAGACCTATCTCCATAGGATTGGTAGGTCTGGACGATTTGGCCACCTAGGTATTGCAATCAACCTGATTACTTATGATGATCGATTTGCACTGCACCGTATTGAGCAGGAATTGGGAACGGAGATTAAGCCTATACCCAAG GTCATTGATCCTGCACTGTATGTGGCAGAACATCACcttgaagaagatgatgaaggaaacATTAGCAAGTAA